The genomic window CCCCTTCGGCCCCGCCGTCATGGAGGAGCAGGGCGTGGGCCTGACCCTGGACGAGTTCAACGCCCAGTCCGCCTCCGGGCACCTGGCCGGCCACGTGGGCTTCAACGAGTCCGTGAACATGATCTGCGACGCCATCGGCTGGAAGCTGGACAAGCCCGTGGAGCAGTCCATGGCCCCGATCGTCTCGAACGTCCTGCGCAAGACGAAATACGCGGAAGTGAAGCCCGGGAACGTCGCCGGCTGCACCATGCTGGGCTTCGGCACCGTGGACGGCAAGCTGGCCGTCGAGATGGTCCACCCCCAGCAGATCGAACCCGAGCTCGAAGGCACCGACACCGGCGACTACGTGGTGATCAAGGGCACCCCCAACGTGAACCTGTCCAACAAGCCCGAGATCCCCGGCGGCATCGGCACCATCGCCATGTGCATCAACATGATCCCCCAGGTGATCAACGCGCGCCCGGGCCTGTTCACGATGATCGACCTGCCCGTGCCCCGCGCCATCATGGGCGACATGAGGGAACAGATCCATCCGTAGCTTTTCCCCGGCGATCCTCTGCGAGGCCTCGCGGAGGATCGCCGGAAAAGACAAAAAGGGAGCCAATGATGAACGTCATTCCCAAGGGCACCTGGGTCGAGATCGAGCGGGTGCTGCTTCAGCCCGGGGACCGGGCCCCCAATCTCCCGGAAGAGACCCGGATCTGTCCCTACGTCCTCAGAATCTCGGGCTTCCTCCAGGAGGATGCCGAACTGGGAGCCCAGGTCACGGTGCACAGCCTGATCGGCCATGCCCACCAGGGCGCCCTGAAGGTCGTCAATCCCGGCTATTCCCACAGCTTCGGCACGACCGTTCCGGAACTCCTCCACATCGGGGTGCGCCCATGAAGGACATGTCCTACCAGGCCGTCATGGGCCGGCGCAACGAGATCATGAAGGCCAGCCTGGGGATCGATTTCACCGACTACATCCAGAGCCCCATCGCCTTCGACTACGAGCGCATGATGCGCGAGACCGGGTACGCCCTGGAGGACATCGTCCGAATCCAGGCGGAGACCAAGGTCGGCAACACGCCGCTGTTCGAACTGACCAACCTCACCGAGGCGGTGCGCGCCTTCGCGGGCCCCGGCAAGGGCGCCCGCATCCTCGTCAAGGACGAGGCCGCCAACGCGGGCGGGTCCTTCAAGGCCCGCCGCGCGGCCATCAGCGCCTTCGAGGCGAAAAAGCGCGGCTACGCGGGCCTCGTGGCGGCCACCTCCGGCAACTACGGCGCGGCCGTGGCATCCCAGGCCGCCATGCGCGGGCTGAAGTGCATCATCGTCCAGGAGGTCTTCGACAGCCGTGGCGTGGGGCAGCCCGAGATCCTGGAGAAGAGCCGGGCCTGCGAGGCCTACGGGGCCGAAGTGCAGCGCCTCTCCGTGGGGCCCGAGCTCTTCTTCCAGCTGCTGCTCACCCTCGAGACCACGGGCTTCTTCAACGCCAGCCTCTACACCCCCTTCGGCATCAAGGGCGTGGAGACCCTGGGGGTCGAGGTGGCCGAACAGGTGCGGGCGCGCTACGGCCAGGATCCCGACGCCGTGGTCATCACCCACGCGGGCGGCGGCAACCTCACGGGCACCGCCCGCGGGCTCATCGCGGCCGGGAGCACCGGCACCCGCGTCGTGGCCTGCTCCGTGGACCTGGGCGGCCTGCACATGGCCTCCGACACGGACTTCAACCGCAAGTCCTTCACCACCGGCCACACGGGCTTCGGCGTGCCCTTCGCCACCTGGCCGGACCGGGTGGACGTGCCCCGCAACGCGGCCCGCAGCCTGCGCTACATGGACGAGTACCAGCTGGTCACCCAGGGCGAGGTGTTCTACGTCACCGAACTCCTGGCCAAGCTGGAGGGCCTGGAACGGGGCCCGGCGGGCAACACCAGCCTCACGGCGGCCGTGACCCTGGCCCGCGCCATGGACCGGGACCAGATCGTGGTGGTTCAGGAGACGGAGTACACCGGCGCCGGCAAGCACCACAACCGCCAGCTCTCCTTCGCCCGGGAGAACGGCATCGAGGTGCGGGTGGGCGATCCCCGGGAGAACGTCCCCGGCAGGGTGATCGTCATACCCGAGCGCCTGGAGCAGGTGCGGGGCAGCGTCCAGGACATGGACAAGCTGCGTCTGTCCTACCTGCGCAACGCCGCCAAGGCCCATCCCATCCCGCTGTGGAGCGATGCGGACCGGGCCTTCCTCGCCGCCGACCTCAAGAAGGACCTCGACTGGGTGGCCCAGGCCGCCGCGACCCTCTGAACCCAACGGAGAACCCCATGACGGATGAAACCCAGGCCCGGAAAGACCGGTTCGCGCTCCGCCAGGCCGAACTGGCCCAGCTGAGCGACGCCCAGCTCAAGGAACGCTTCTGGCAGCTCTGCAACCAGGTGGTGGCACCCATCGTGGACCTCGCCCGCACCCACACCAGCCCGTCCATCGAGCGCTCCGTACTCCTGCGCATGGGCGTGGACAGCGTCAGCTCCCACGGCGTGGTGGACCGCATCTTCGAGGCGGGCCTGCTGCCCAAGGGCGCGGGCAACGTGCTCCTGAAGGTGGGTGAGCGGGAAGGCAAGGACGTGCGCGGCGCCGCCGCGGCCATCCTCGAGAACAAGGACGTCCTCAAGAACCTCTTCCAGAGCGTGAACGCATGAGCGAGCATCTCGAACCCAACGTCAAGCTCGACATCGAGCACATCCTCGAGGGCCTGGAGGACTACCATCCCCCACGCAAGGGCTGGACCTGGCGCGACGTGCCCACCGAGGGCGTCAACATGGGCCCCTTCCACTTCCGGGACATGTCCAAGCCCCTGAAGAACTCCATCGGGCTCCCCGCCTCCAAGTACTTCGACCACATCGACCCCCAGCCCTCCTGCGTGGTCACCACCGAGATCGCCTCCGGGCGCTTCGAGGACGACATCCGCCGCATGCGCATGGCGGCCTGGCACGGGGCGGACCACATCATGGTCATCCGCACCACCGGCCAGAGCCACATCGACGGCCTGCTGGAAGGCACCCCCGAGGGCATCGGCGGGGTGCCCATCACCCGCAAGCAGATCCGCGCCAGCCGCAAGGCCTGCGACCTCATCGAGGAGGAGGTGGGCCGGCCCATCAACTTCCATTCCTACGTCTCGGGCGTGGCGGGCCCCGAAGTGGCCGTGCTGTTCGCCGAGGAGGGCATCAACGGCGCCCACCAGGACCCCCAGTACAACGTCCTCTACCGCAACGTGAACATGTACCGCTCCTTCGTGGACGCCGCCGAGGCCAAGTCGGTCATGGCCGGCGCCGGCATCTTCCAGATCGACGGGGCCCACAACGCCAACGCCACCGCCAAGGCGGGCTGGCTGGTGATGCCCGAGCTCATGGTGCAGCACGGCATCAACTGCGCCTTCTCCGTGGCCGCGGGCATGGACCGGAGCCTCATCGGGCTGTCCACCGTGCCCCCCAACTCCCCCCCGGCCCCCAAGCTCTGGTTCGACCTGCCCTACGCCGTGGCCCTGCGCGACTTCTTCAGCGAGTACAAGATGCGGGCCCAGCAGAACACCCGCTACATCGAGGCCGACATCGAGGAGGCCGTGCGCACCCACACGGTGGACACCCTCATCTCCATGCTCACCCGCGCCGACATCCAGTCCACCATCACCCCGGACGAAGGCCGCAACGTGCCCTGGCACTACAACAACATCCGCGGCGTCCAGACCGTCAAGCAGACCTGGGCCGCCCTGGACGGCATCAAGGAGCTGCTGACCCTCAACCACGACGGCCCCCTGGGCGGCATGGTGCGCGACCTCAAGGAGCGCGCCGTGGCCTTCCTGGAGGAGGTGGTGGAACAGGGCGGCTACTTCGCCGCCGTGGAGCAGGGCTTCTTCGTGGACTCCGCCAAGTACCCCGAGCGCAGCGGCGACGGCATCGCCCGCGACGGCAAGGGCGGCGTGGGCGCGGGCTCCCTGATCCCCCGGGACGCCGACTACTTCGCCCCCGTGTGCAGCCACTTCGGCCACAACCACGTGCCCGAAGGCCTGGACAAGCCCTGCGCCCCCATCCAGGGCTGCACCCTCTGCGTGCCCGGGAAGATCGTCTACATCGACGAGCTGGACCCCGAGGACTCCTGCGACCGCCGCCTGGAGAAGACCCTGCCCTACCGCAAGGGCGGCCTCATCCGCCCCGAGGCCGAGTGGGCCGGGGACGGCACGGTGCTCATCCAGCTCTTCGTGCCCGAGAACGAGGACATCGCCCCGGTGTACGCCACCGAGATGGCCCGCAAGATGGGCCTCGCGGACCCCGAGGTGATCAACACCATGGTCCTGCACCCCTCCGAAGGCTGCTTCGTGGAGGTCAAGGGCAAGGTGGCCTTCGACATCGAGAAGAGCACCCTGAAGATCCCCGAGAAGGAGATCATCCTCCCCGAGGAGGTCCTGCGCGCCGCCGTGAAGGCCACGGGCCTGCGCGTGGTGGCCGGCACCGTGGGCGAGGACGAGCACAGCGTGGGCCTTCGCGAGATCCTGGACATCAAGCACGGCGGCATCGAGAAGTACGGCGTCAAGTACACCTACCTGGGCACCTCGGTGCCCCTGGGCAAGCTGGTGGACGCGGCCATCGAGACCGGGGCCCAGGCCATCCTCATCTCCACGATCATCAGCCACAACGACGTGCACCGCGCCCAGATGCGCAAGCTGGCGGAACTCTGCCGGGAAAAGGGCATCCGGGACAGCGTGGTCCTGATCGCCGGGGGCACCCAGGTGAACCGGGACATGGCCGCCGAGACGGGCCTGGACGCCACCTTCGGGCGGGGCACCAAGGGCATCCACGTCGTCAACGCCATGGTCAAGGTCCTCCGGGCCCGGGGCGTGGTGTAGCGTGGACGGAATCCAGGTCCTGACCATCGAGGTGGGGAGCACGATCACGAAGGTGAACGGCTTCGCGCGGGATGGCCGGGACGGGTTCCGGCACCTGGCCCAGGGGTTCGCGCCCACCAGCGTGGCCCTGGGCGACGTGGGCATCGGCGTGCGGGAGGCCGTGGCCGACCTGGAGGGCCGCTTCGGCGGCCCCGCCGGGACGCCCGAGACCTTCGTGAACAGCTCCGCCGCAGGGGGCCTGCGCATGACCGTGCACGGGCTCACGAAGGGCATGACCGCCCGCGCCGCCCAGGAGGCCTCCCTGGGCGCCGGGGCCATCGTCAAGCAGGTGACCGCGGGCCCCCTGGACGACTTCGACCTGGAGGAGCTCCGGGAGATCGCCCCGAACATGATCCTGCTCGCAGGGGGCGTGGACTACGGCGAGAAGGACATCGTGATGCGCAACGCCGAGCGCATCGCCGGCCTGGGCCTGAAGGTGCCGGTGGTCTACGCCGGCAACATCGCGCTGCAGCGCCCCATCCGCAGGCTGTTCCAGGAGGCCGGCCTCGAGCTGCTCCTGGCCGACAACGTCTTCCCCGACGTGGACGTCCTCAACGTCCAGCCCCTGCGCGGCCAGATCCACGACCTCTTCAGCCGCCACATCGTCCACGCCCCGGGCATGGCCCCCTTCGCGGACCTCACCCGGTGGGGCATCCTGCCCACCCCGGGCGCGGTGCTGCGGGGGGCCGAGCTGTTCGCGGAGAGCATGGGGGACTGCCTGGTCTTCGACGTGGGCGGGGCCACCACGGACGTGCACTCCGTCACCGACGGCAGCCTGGAGTTCGCCAGCCGGCTGGTGGACCCCGAGCCACGGGCCAAGCGCACCGTGGAGGGCGACCTGGGGGTCTACGTGAACGCCCACCACATCGTGGACACCTTCGGCACCGAGGAGTGGCGCGCGCGCCTCCTGGACCTGCAGGCCCTGCCCGCCACGGAACGGGAGCGGGAGCTCACCCGGTGGCTCTGCGCCCGGGCCGTGGAGGTGGGCATCCGGCGCCACGCCGGGATCGTCTCGGACCTCTACACCCCCACCGGGCGCAAGCAGATCATCAAGGGCAAGGACCTCACCTCCGTGAAGTGGGTGGTGGCCACCGGCGGCGCCCTCACCCGGGTCCCGGGGGGTTCGGAGTGCCTGCGGGCCGTCTGCACCGGTGCCGGCACCCACCTGCTGCCCCCCCCGGAGGCGCGCATCCTCATCGACCGCGACTACCTCTTCTCGGCCCTGGGCACCCTGGCCCAGGCCTACCCGGACGACGTGAGGACCACCTTCCGCCGCTGGGCCGAATCGGAGCCCTGATGTACTACCGGACCCCCCGCCTCGAGATCTACCCCGACCGCATCACGGCCAACGCCCGGTCCGTCATCGCCCGCTGCCACGCCCACGGCGCCAAGGTGGCCTGCGTCACCAAGGTCACCTGCGCCCACCCCGCGGTGGTGCACGCCCTGGAGCTGGGGGGGGCCGACCTCATCGCCGATTCCCGCATCTCCAACCTCATGTCCATGGCCAACACGGGCCAGGCCCTGCCCCTGATGCTCCTTCGCATCCCGGCGCCCTCGCGGGCCGCCGACGTGGTGCGCTGCGCGGACACCACCCTCAATTCCAGCGTGGAGACCATCCGGCTCCTCTCCGAGGCGGCCCAGTTCCTGAACGTGCACCACAACATCATCGTCATGGTGGACGTGGGCGACCTGCGGGAGGGCGTCTGGCCCGACCAGGCCATCCGCGTGGTGCGCGAGGCCAGCCGGCTGCCCAACATCAACGTGGCCGGGCTGGGCTGCAACCTGGCCTGCTACGGCGGGGTCATCCCGTCGGTGGAGAACATGAACGCCCTCATCGAGGTCCGCGACGCCTGCCGCCGGGCCACGGGCCTGGAGCTGGCCACCCTGTCCGGGGGCAACAGCGCCAGCCTCCCGCTCCTGGAATCCGGTCTCATGCCCAAGGAAATCAACCAGTTCCGCATCGGGGAAGCCATCGTCCTGGGCCGCAACGTCCTGGACCGCAGCCCCTGGACCGGCACCCGCCAGGACACGTTCCGCATGGTCGCCGAGGTGGTGGAGCTGGAGCGAAAGCCCTCGGTGCCCGTGGGCGACCGTGGCCAGGACGCCTTCGGCGGCTTCGAGGAGTTCACGGACCGGGGCGTGCGCCTGCGGGCCATCTGCAACCTGGGCCGCCAGGACGTCACCGTGGACGGCATCGTGCCCGAGGACAAGGGGATCATCGTCCTGGGCGGCAGCAGCGACCACCTGGTGCTGGACGTGGAGGAGGCCGAAACGCCCGTGAAGCTGGGAATGGAGCTGGGATTTTCACCCAACTACAGTGCATTGCTGGCTTTATCAACCTCTCCCTACGTGCAGAAGGCCGTCATCAGGGGCTAGAATCAAGCAGGGGAACCCATGCTCTACCAGACCCACGCCCGTGTGCATCTCGGGAACATCCGCAGGAACCTCGAGGGCATCCGCGCCCAGGTGGGCCCGGACCGCTTGGTCCTCATCGCCGTCAAGGCGAACGCCTACGGACACGGGGCTGTGGCGGTCTCGCGCATGGCCGAGGGCCTGGGCCTCGCCGACTGGCTGGGCGTGGCCACCGTCCCCGAAGGCCTGGAACTGCGGGAGGCCGGGCTCAGGCTGCCGATCCTCAAGTTCTCCCCCACGTTCCCGGAAGAGATGGCCGCGGCGGTGGCGGCGGACCTCACCCTGACCGTCTGCGAGCCGGAGAACATCCGCCTCCTTCAGGCCGCCGCCCGCGGCCTGGGGCGGCAGGCGCGGGTGCATCTCAAGATCGACACCGGCATGGGCCGCATCGGCGTGACGCCGGAAGAGGCGCCCGCCCTGGCGCTCTTCATCGAGCGCGACTGCCCGGACCTGGTGCTGGAAGGGCTCATGACCCACCTGCCGGTGAGCGACGAGGAGGCCGGGATCCCCTACACCCGGGCCGAGATCGCCCTCTTCCGGGAGACCGCCTCGGCCCTGGCCGCCGCCATCGGGCGCATGCCGGGCCTGGTGCACTGCTCCAACTCCGGCGCGGTCCTGGGCCACGAGGAGGGCTGGCTCTCCATGGTGCGGCCCGGCGTCATGATCTACGGCCACTACCCGGACGCCACCACGCCGCGGACCATCCCCCTCCACCCCGGCATGTCCGTCGTCACCCGCCTCGCCTTCGTCAAGCAGGTCGCCGGCGGCACCGCCATCGGCTACGGCCGCACCTGGGTGGCCGAACGGGACACCTGGATCGGCACGATCCCCGCGGGCTACGCCGACGGCTTCAACCGCCTCTTCTCCAACCGCGGCCGGGTCCTGCTCCAGGGGCGCTCCTACCCCGTCGTCGGCCGCGTGTGCATGGACCAGTGCATGATCGACCTGGGCCCCGAGACCTCCGCCGCCCCGGGCGACGAGGTGGTGCTCATGGGCCGCAGCGGCCGCGAGGAGATCCCCGCCCAGGAGTGGGCGGACGTCCTCGGAACCATCACCTACGAAGTCACCTGCCAGATCAACGCCCGCGTGGAGCGGGTCTTCGACCCGGAAACAGCCTGAGGGAGCAGCCATGACCATGCAACTCAAGGATCTCGGAAAAGCCGTGTTGGACACGGAATACGCGGTGCGCGGCCCCATCGTCGCCCGTGCCCAGGAGCTGGAGAAGCATGGCCGGGAGGTCATCTACTGCAACATCGGAAACCCCCAGTCCCTGGGCCAGCGCCCCATCACCTACGTGCGCCAGCTCCTGGCCCTGTGCGAGTATCCCGAGCTGATCACGGCCGCCGCCGGCCTCTTCCCCGCCGACGTCCTGGAGACCGCCCAGGCCATCCTCAAGGGCTCCCGCCACGGCCTGGGGGCCTACAGCGAGAGCCGCGGCGTGCGCTTCATCCGCGAGGCCGTGGCCGAGTTCATCCAGGAGCGCGACGGGGCTGGGATCGACCCCGACCAGGTGTTTCTCACCGACGGCGCCAGCAAGGGCGTCCAGAGCATCCTGAAGCTCCTCATCGCCGGGCCCGCCGACGGGATCATGATCCCCATTCCCCAGTACCCCCTCTACAGCGCCACCATCACCCTCTACGAGGGCCGCATCGTGCCGTACGGCCTGGACGAGGCCGACCACTGGCGGCTCAACCCCGCCCTCCTGGAGGCCGCCCTGGCCAAGGCCCAGGCCGAGGGCACCCGGGTCAAGGCCATCTGCGTCATCAACCCGGGCAACCCCACCGGCGCGGTGCTGGACGAGGCGAACATCGCCATGGTCCTGGAGTTCGCCCGGAAGCACGGCCTTTCCGTCCTGGCCGACGAGGTCTACCAGGAGAACATCTACCTGGCCGGCGACAGGTTCGTCTCCTTCGCCAAGGTCCTCCAGGAACGGGGGATCCGGGACGTGTCGCTCTTCAGCTTCCACTCCTGCTCCAAGGGCTTCCAGGGCGAGTGCGGCGTGCGGGGCGGCTACTTCGAGTACCGCAACGTCCCCGAGGACGTGGCCGCCCAGATCCTCAAGCTCCAGTCGGTGAGCCTCTGCGCCAACCTGGCCGGCCAGGTGGCCACGTACGCCATGGTGCGCCCCCCCCGCCCCGGAACCCCCTCCTACGCGCTCTACCAGCAGGAGCGCGGCGGCATCCTCGAGAGCATGAAGCAGCGCGCCGTCATCCTGGCCGAGGGCCTGAACCGCATCGAAGGCATCACCTGCAACGTCATCGCCGGCGCCATGTACGCCTTCCCCCGGGTCGCCCTGCCCCCCGGCGTCACCGACGACGCCTGGTGCATGGCGCTCCTGGAGGAGACCGGCATCTGCGTGGTGCCCGGCTCCGGCTTCGGCCAGGCCGAGGGCACCGCCCACTTCCGCACCACCATCCTGCCCCCCACCGAGAAGATCCGCGCGGTGGTGGAGAAGCTGGCCGCCTTCCACCGGGCCTACAGCGCCCGGGTCTGAACGGACGGCCGCCTGGATTTCACCTCCATTCCCTTGACAGGAAGCCGATAATTTAAGAGCCGGGGCCTTCCCGCCCCGGCGGCTTCAGGGAGGCAACCCATGGCCTCGATTCCCGGAATCACCGGTACGACTGTTCCGCAAATCCCCACCCAGCCGTCCTTCAAGCTCCCTGGCGCGCCCACACCGGCCGAGCAACTGAAGGAAGCGACCGAATCGCTGGCGGATCTCCGCCTGGAGGCGGCCCAGGGCAACCTGCGGGCCGAAACGAAGCTCGCCCTTGAACAGGACCTGTTCGGGAAACCGGCCAAGTCGTCGATCAACCTGCTGGCATGAACGGACGGGCCCTCACCGCCCCCCGTTCCCGCTTCCTTTTCATCCCTTTCATCCCCCGCATCCATTCATCCCCGTTCAGCAGGGCCAGCGAACGGATGGGTCGGCACGCGAAGGAATGCGTCGCGCCGACCCACACCCTGGCTGGCCCTGCTGGAACAGGGATAAATCGGATCAACAGGATAAAAAGGATGAATGACCAAAAAGCGGGGACCCCCTGAAGGATCCCCGCCATCCCAAATCTAGAAAACGAACTTGAACCCGAAGGCGGCGGTCCGTGGCCCGTTGGCCTGGTAATTCAACCCGCGGTTGCCGAAGGTGCTGTTCTTGTAGGCGGCGCGCATGCGCACCGTGGTGCCCGGGAAGAGCGGGTTGCCGGTGATGGCCGCGGTGGAGTTCAGCTGGTTGTTGTAGTTGGAGCCGTAGTCGTAGTTGTTGAGCAGGTTGGAGATCGTCACGAACGGCTCGAGGATCATCCGGGGCGTGAACTTGATGGTGTGGGAGATGCGCAGGCCCATGTCCAGGTTCCAGTCGCCCACGCCCGTGCCGATCACGTAGTTCGGATGGGCCAGGGAGGCGGCGCCCATGTAGATGGGGTAGCCGGTGACGGGATCCGCATCGTTGTTGTAGCCGTTGTAGATGTCGTAGAACTTGCCGCTGTGCCAGGTCCCCAGCACGCCCACGTGGGTGCCGAAGTCGAAGTTGTAGGTGAAGGCGAAGGAACCCGAGAAGTGCTCGGTGCCCACGCTCGGGCGCTCGGGATTCGTCTTGTACGGATAGACGGCGCCCGCCCCGTAGAAGTCCGCGCTGCCGTTGTTGTCGAAGGACCTGGAGGAGCCGCCGTAGGAGGAGCGCACGTCCTTGGCCACGAAGGTCATGATGCCCGTGAAGGCCGGCGACGTGTATGACCACTTCACCTGGAGCTGGTGGCTGCTGCTGGTCTGGTTGGACAGGAAGACGGTGTCGCCCATGTCGGCGACCCCGGGGGCCCAGGTGACGCCCTGGGCGGCGGGGGACCAGGCTTCGGGGGCGCTGCCGTCCGAGGCGAACTGGGAGGAGGCGTGCTTGGTCTTGCTGTGGATGTACTGCAGGTCCACGTTCTGGTGCTCGCCGATCCGGACGGTCATGCCCAGGTTGAACGTATCCGTGGTGGGATACTCGAAGTCCGAGGCCATGAGCTGCTTGCCGGCCGTGCCGAAGGAGGCCTGGGTGAGCCAGCCGTCCACGGTGTTGAGGAAGTAGTCCCGCAGCCCGTTGACGTTGTGGGTGTAGTTGTAGGGCGTGAGATCCGCGGGCAGCACCAGGGCGTGGCCGTTGACGTTGGTCAGCGTGGTTCCCTGGGAGAAGTTCGCCACGTTGACGGTGCCCGGCGCCGAGGCGCCGCTCGCGGTCAGCGCCGCCTGGTTGTTGAAGGTGGAACGGGAAAGTCCGTTGGCCCGGTCGTTCAGGGCCCGGCTGAACCCGGTGACGTTGTCGATGACGTTGGCGACGAAGCGCCCGTAGCCCAGCTTGAGGGTGAGGCTGTCATCCCCGCGGGGCTTGTAGATGGCCTGGAGGCGGGGCGAGATGTAGGTCTTGTTGTCGGGGGGCGTGGTGCCGTGGAGGAGCATGGGGTTGGCTGAGCCGATCTGGCTGTAGAGGCCCGCCCAGTTCTTCAGGAAGTCGAAGGAGGTGTCCTTGTCCGCCCGGATGCCCAGGTAGATGGAGAAGTTGGGCGTGAGGGTCCAGTCGTCCTGGGCGTAGAACCCGTACTGCTTGATCTTGTCGCCTTCCTGGACGCCCTTGGGCCGCATGATCAGGCCCACGACGTTGGTGTTGGCCGGAACGTTGCCCCAGAGCTGCGGGCCGAAGGTGATGCCCGATTCGAAGAAGACGTAGGGGCCCGTCTCGGGGTAGAAGAGGGTCTGGTCCGCGTAGGTGTAGGCCTGGTAGTCGATGCCGGCCTTCAGGAAGTGGTCCCCGGTCTGGTAGGCCACGTCGTTGCGCCACTGGGTCCGCTTGATGCCGGTGTTCTGGATCGCGTTGGGGTCATGGCCGACGCGTCCGAGTTCCGTGGGCTGGAGGGGCAGCAGCGTGCTGTTGCGGGTGCGGATCTGCAGGTTGCCGACGCCGTCGCCCTGGCTGCCGGGCTGGATCAGGTTGGTGTAGTCGAAGTACACCAGGTTGCTTTCCCAGATCATGTTGGGTGTAAGGTTCGTCGTGACCTTCACGCCGTACCGGTTGGTCTTGTTCAGGCCGTTGCCCAGCATGGAGGGGTCGACGCGCCCGAAGACGGCCGTGGTGTGCGAGAAGGCCTGGTTGGGCGTCTCGTTCTTGTCGTAGCCGTAGGTGAAGGTGGCGTTCACGGTCTGGCTGGCGGACCAGTCCAGGCGGGCGTAGACGTTGGTCTCCTTCACTTCCGCCATGAGCCCGCCCAGGGACGGGTAGGCGGCCACGGCGTTGGTGGCGAAGGTGGTCGGCACCGCCTCCTCCTTCTTCCGCTCCACCGAGAACATGTAGAACAGCTTGTCCTTGATGATCGGCCCGGCCACCGTGGCGGAGATCGTCTGGCTGTTGTTGTCCTTCTTGGTGCCCTCGTCCGTGCTGCGGGCCCGCAT from Geothrix sp. 21YS21S-2 includes these protein-coding regions:
- the ord gene encoding 2,4-diaminopentanoate dehydrogenase → MRQENVKVSIWGFGAMGGGIAEVLLRKKGVDIVGVCDIHPDRVGKSMFEVLGVPRGDRRDVVIQGDIHKVVTRGSADVVILATDSFTRKAFDKIKLIVEQGINVISTAEEMAYPKAKEPALAEELDRLAKTNGVSILGTGINPGLMMDLLVILMTGACTDVDYIKAERVNSLSPFGPAVMEEQGVGLTLDEFNAQSASGHLAGHVGFNESVNMICDAIGWKLDKPVEQSMAPIVSNVLRKTKYAEVKPGNVAGCTMLGFGTVDGKLAVEMVHPQQIEPELEGTDTGDYVVIKGTPNVNLSNKPEIPGGIGTIAMCINMIPQVINARPGLFTMIDLPVPRAIMGDMREQIHP
- the ortA gene encoding 2-amino-4-oxopentanoate thiolase subunit OrtA, whose amino-acid sequence is MMNVIPKGTWVEIERVLLQPGDRAPNLPEETRICPYVLRISGFLQEDAELGAQVTVHSLIGHAHQGALKVVNPGYSHSFGTTVPELLHIGVRP
- the ortB gene encoding 2-amino-4-oxopentanoate thiolase subunit OrtB; amino-acid sequence: MKDMSYQAVMGRRNEIMKASLGIDFTDYIQSPIAFDYERMMRETGYALEDIVRIQAETKVGNTPLFELTNLTEAVRAFAGPGKGARILVKDEAANAGGSFKARRAAISAFEAKKRGYAGLVAATSGNYGAAVASQAAMRGLKCIIVQEVFDSRGVGQPEILEKSRACEAYGAEVQRLSVGPELFFQLLLTLETTGFFNASLYTPFGIKGVETLGVEVAEQVRARYGQDPDAVVITHAGGGNLTGTARGLIAAGSTGTRVVACSVDLGGLHMASDTDFNRKSFTTGHTGFGVPFATWPDRVDVPRNAARSLRYMDEYQLVTQGEVFYVTELLAKLEGLERGPAGNTSLTAAVTLARAMDRDQIVVVQETEYTGAGKHHNRQLSFARENGIEVRVGDPRENVPGRVIVIPERLEQVRGSVQDMDKLRLSYLRNAAKAHPIPLWSDADRAFLAADLKKDLDWVAQAAATL
- the oraS gene encoding D-ornithine 4,5-aminomutase subunit OraS, which gives rise to MTDETQARKDRFALRQAELAQLSDAQLKERFWQLCNQVVAPIVDLARTHTSPSIERSVLLRMGVDSVSSHGVVDRIFEAGLLPKGAGNVLLKVGEREGKDVRGAAAAILENKDVLKNLFQSVNA
- the oraE gene encoding D-ornithine 4,5-aminomutase subunit OraE — its product is MSEHLEPNVKLDIEHILEGLEDYHPPRKGWTWRDVPTEGVNMGPFHFRDMSKPLKNSIGLPASKYFDHIDPQPSCVVTTEIASGRFEDDIRRMRMAAWHGADHIMVIRTTGQSHIDGLLEGTPEGIGGVPITRKQIRASRKACDLIEEEVGRPINFHSYVSGVAGPEVAVLFAEEGINGAHQDPQYNVLYRNVNMYRSFVDAAEAKSVMAGAGIFQIDGAHNANATAKAGWLVMPELMVQHGINCAFSVAAGMDRSLIGLSTVPPNSPPAPKLWFDLPYAVALRDFFSEYKMRAQQNTRYIEADIEEAVRTHTVDTLISMLTRADIQSTITPDEGRNVPWHYNNIRGVQTVKQTWAALDGIKELLTLNHDGPLGGMVRDLKERAVAFLEEVVEQGGYFAAVEQGFFVDSAKYPERSGDGIARDGKGGVGAGSLIPRDADYFAPVCSHFGHNHVPEGLDKPCAPIQGCTLCVPGKIVYIDELDPEDSCDRRLEKTLPYRKGGLIRPEAEWAGDGTVLIQLFVPENEDIAPVYATEMARKMGLADPEVINTMVLHPSEGCFVEVKGKVAFDIEKSTLKIPEKEIILPEEVLRAAVKATGLRVVAGTVGEDEHSVGLREILDIKHGGIEKYGVKYTYLGTSVPLGKLVDAAIETGAQAILISTIISHNDVHRAQMRKLAELCREKGIRDSVVLIAGGTQVNRDMAAETGLDATFGRGTKGIHVVNAMVKVLRARGVV
- a CDS encoding glutamate mutase L; translated protein: MQVLTIEVGSTITKVNGFARDGRDGFRHLAQGFAPTSVALGDVGIGVREAVADLEGRFGGPAGTPETFVNSSAAGGLRMTVHGLTKGMTARAAQEASLGAGAIVKQVTAGPLDDFDLEELREIAPNMILLAGGVDYGEKDIVMRNAERIAGLGLKVPVVYAGNIALQRPIRRLFQEAGLELLLADNVFPDVDVLNVQPLRGQIHDLFSRHIVHAPGMAPFADLTRWGILPTPGAVLRGAELFAESMGDCLVFDVGGATTDVHSVTDGSLEFASRLVDPEPRAKRTVEGDLGVYVNAHHIVDTFGTEEWRARLLDLQALPATERERELTRWLCARAVEVGIRRHAGIVSDLYTPTGRKQIIKGKDLTSVKWVVATGGALTRVPGGSECLRAVCTGAGTHLLPPPEARILIDRDYLFSALGTLAQAYPDDVRTTFRRWAESEP
- a CDS encoding alanine/ornithine racemase family PLP-dependent enzyme, which produces MYYRTPRLEIYPDRITANARSVIARCHAHGAKVACVTKVTCAHPAVVHALELGGADLIADSRISNLMSMANTGQALPLMLLRIPAPSRAADVVRCADTTLNSSVETIRLLSEAAQFLNVHHNIIVMVDVGDLREGVWPDQAIRVVREASRLPNINVAGLGCNLACYGGVIPSVENMNALIEVRDACRRATGLELATLSGGNSASLPLLESGLMPKEINQFRIGEAIVLGRNVLDRSPWTGTRQDTFRMVAEVVELERKPSVPVGDRGQDAFGGFEEFTDRGVRLRAICNLGRQDVTVDGIVPEDKGIIVLGGSSDHLVLDVEEAETPVKLGMELGFSPNYSALLALSTSPYVQKAVIRG